One genomic segment of Candidatus Krumholzibacteriia bacterium includes these proteins:
- a CDS encoding ABC transporter ATP-binding protein — protein sequence MSGDRVNGEKAIEVEELTRRFGAFTAVDHVSFTVERGEIMGFLGPNGAGKTTTIKMLAGLLRPSAGKGRVDGLDLLREAEAIKRRIGYMSQLFSLYGDLTVEENIEFFAGLYGVPRAQRAERRDWVLEMAGLAAEKRQLTGSLPLGWKQRLALGCAVLHEPPLLFLDEPTSGVDPLSRRRFWELIQEMAAAGRTVLVSTHAMDEAEYCHRLALMNRGRLIALDSPSRVRDRLREPLLELRVADAVAATQVLQDVPGVVDAGIFGRTVHVQVSDREVANQAIPAALAARGIELREISAVAPSLEDVFIALVRAEGGAIVG from the coding sequence ATGAGCGGGGACCGCGTGAACGGGGAAAAGGCCATCGAGGTCGAAGAACTGACGCGGCGGTTCGGTGCCTTCACGGCGGTGGACCACGTCTCCTTCACGGTCGAGCGCGGCGAGATCATGGGCTTCCTCGGCCCCAACGGCGCGGGCAAGACCACGACGATCAAGATGCTCGCGGGGCTGTTGCGTCCGAGCGCCGGGAAGGGCCGCGTGGACGGCCTCGACCTACTGCGGGAAGCGGAGGCGATCAAGCGCCGCATCGGCTACATGTCGCAGCTCTTCTCGCTCTATGGTGATCTCACCGTAGAGGAGAACATCGAGTTCTTCGCCGGGCTCTATGGAGTGCCGCGGGCGCAGCGGGCGGAGCGGCGCGACTGGGTGCTGGAGATGGCAGGTCTCGCGGCCGAGAAGCGGCAACTCACGGGCTCGCTGCCCCTCGGTTGGAAGCAGCGCCTCGCCCTCGGCTGCGCCGTCCTGCACGAGCCTCCCCTCCTCTTCCTCGACGAACCGACCTCGGGGGTCGACCCGCTATCGCGCCGGCGCTTCTGGGAGCTCATCCAGGAAATGGCCGCCGCTGGGCGTACGGTGCTGGTGAGTACCCACGCCATGGACGAAGCCGAGTATTGCCACAGGCTCGCACTCATGAATCGCGGCCGCCTGATCGCCCTGGACTCGCCTTCGCGCGTCCGCGACCGGCTGCGGGAGCCGCTGCTGGAGCTCCGCGTCGCTGACGCCGTCGCCGCGACGCAGGTCCTCCAGGATGTTCCAGGGGTCGTGGACGCTGGGATCTTCGGCCGCACCGTGCATGTGCAGGTCAGCGACCGAGAGGTGGCGAACCAGGCCATCCCGGCAGCCCTCGCGGCTCGGGGGATCGAGCTACGCGAGATCTCCGCAGTCGCTCCCTCGCTGGAGGACGTTTTCATCGCCCTGGTGCGGGCCGAAGGTGGCGCCATCGTGGGCTGA
- a CDS encoding ABC transporter permease translates to MPDRMRLLAVARKEIVQLRRDPRSLILAFLLPVLLLLLFGYAITWDVNHIALAILDQDGTARSRELVDEFQSSGYFDIVARLERPRETDALLRAGRAQLVLVVPPDFAADLDGGRTAKLQANLDGSDANTATIALGYTEAIVASFARRMASRVQVLPLRTETRVWFNEELKSRNMIVPGLVAVIMMIIAAMLTSLTIAREWERGTMEQLASTPVSRVELVLGKLLPYLAIGLTDVVMVSVLGVLLFRVPFRGEPVLLMVLSFFFLAGALGLGMFISAVARSQLLATQLAMLATFMPAFLLSGFMFAIAVMPKPLQLVTYLVPARYFLTVTRGIFLKGVGMHVLYYDALLMVAFALAGLTLAVHNYRKELE, encoded by the coding sequence ATGCCGGACCGGATGCGATTGTTGGCGGTGGCGCGGAAGGAGATCGTGCAGTTGCGGCGCGATCCGCGCAGCCTGATCCTCGCCTTCCTGCTGCCGGTGCTCCTCCTGCTCCTCTTCGGCTACGCCATCACCTGGGACGTGAACCACATCGCTCTCGCCATCCTGGATCAGGACGGCACCGCTCGGAGCCGGGAGCTGGTGGACGAATTCCAGAGCTCGGGTTATTTTGACATCGTGGCGCGTTTGGAGCGACCCCGGGAGACCGACGCGCTGCTCCGCGCCGGACGGGCGCAGCTCGTCCTCGTGGTGCCGCCGGACTTCGCCGCCGACCTGGACGGCGGGCGGACGGCGAAGCTCCAGGCCAACCTGGACGGCAGCGACGCCAACACCGCTACCATCGCGCTCGGCTACACCGAGGCCATCGTGGCCAGCTTCGCCAGACGAATGGCGTCGCGCGTGCAGGTTCTGCCGCTCCGTACTGAGACGCGGGTGTGGTTCAACGAGGAGCTCAAGAGCCGCAACATGATCGTGCCCGGTCTGGTGGCGGTGATCATGATGATCATCGCCGCCATGCTGACGTCGCTCACCATCGCCCGCGAGTGGGAGCGGGGCACGATGGAGCAGCTGGCCTCGACACCGGTGTCACGGGTCGAACTGGTGCTGGGCAAGCTCCTGCCCTACCTCGCCATCGGCTTGACCGACGTGGTCATGGTCTCGGTGCTCGGCGTCCTGCTCTTCCGCGTGCCCTTCCGGGGCGAGCCCGTGCTGCTCATGGTGCTCTCCTTCTTCTTCCTGGCCGGGGCACTGGGCCTGGGAATGTTCATTTCTGCCGTGGCTCGCTCGCAGCTCCTGGCCACGCAGCTGGCCATGCTCGCCACCTTCATGCCGGCCTTCCTGCTCTCGGGCTTCATGTTCGCCATCGCGGTGATGCCGAAGCCCCTGCAACTCGTGACCTATCTGGTCCCGGCCCGCTACTTCCTCACCGTCACCCGCGGCATCTTCCTCAAGGGCGTGGGCATGCACGTGCTCTACTACGACGCACTGCTCATGGTGGCCTTCGCCCTCGCGGGCCTGACCCTTGCCGTCCACAACTACCGCAAGGAGCTGGAATGA